The genomic stretch aatgtaaaattagtcattgtttatgccaattgagtaatgctacataccgtttttttacttctttttattatCCTAAAGTTTACATACCTTttaaaattgtcattgaattttAGATTAATCATTACTAGATTTtaatccaatggtaattttaaaagtaatatcAACTTTATGGGGGATAAAAAGAAGATACAAGGATGGTATGCAACATTACTCTTTGCAACCATGTTGGTTCTAATTAGATTATGACACATGTCACTCATAAGACGTGTTTGTTATTTAACAGTTTCtatcaaacaaaaattatatgaaagtTGAGTGCAATGACTCATTTGCTGTTTTTGTATACTACAAGGAGCTCTTAGAACATTTTTGTATCACAAGAGTTTATTGCAAATCGATATAACTACATAGATtcatttcacacacacacacacacacatatatatatatatattcaccaatATTAAATACATCCAATTTaaatcctaaaaataaaatatgtcgAGAAGCCCTGTCCCCGTTTCATGCACACATCATCCCCcctcatttctctttctctagaAACCTCCCCAAAACCCTCAGAACCCTAAACCCCATTTGTGCGGTTTCTCTCTGTGAAGCCCCAAGGTGTTACCAGCACCACCAGCAATGGCGCTGTACTCTCTCCGTCTTCGCCGAACCCTAACCTCGCTCTCCACACTCCACCGCTCTCTGTCTGCAGTTCCTGCAATCCCTGCAATCTCCACTCCCGCTCTACAATCTCCGCTTCTCCAGGGCCCCACCTCCAGTTACACGCCGTCGCACCCCTGGGCTCTCCCTGTCCAATCCCGGCTGTTCAGATTGACGAGCGTCGCGCTTTTCTCGTCCCGCTCAACCTACAACAGCAAGGACACCGAAGAGATCGGCCCGGACACCATACTGTTCGAAGGTTGCGATTACAATCACTGGCTCATCGTTATGTCTTTCCCTAAAAACGACAAGCCCACCCCCAAGCGAATGATCGAGATCTACGAGCAGACCTGTTCTAGGGGCCTTAACATCaggtctctctctttctgcctcactcactcactcattCATTCTTACCCTCTATTTGGTGTCTGAGTAAATTTGGAAACGGTAAAGAATATGATGAATGGGATGTTAATGGTGTTTGGGTTTATTGTGTTTTGTGAACGAATGGTTTTTGAGTATAAGGTGCTGAGTGATTTTCTTATCCCATGTTCAGTTTGtatcaatttgaaagaaaaaaaaaaatggaatggTGTGTTAAGCTCCTGACTGTTTATGGCTctgtttggaaaaaaaaggcTAGGAAAAAAGAGAGGTGAAGAGTTCCAGAAGAGGTTggaataattttatttcattctttcttcttttgtgttTCGTGTGTCAAAATAAAGTTGGAATATTTCCTCATCTGAAAAAGAGAGTGAGCATTTTGGGTTTTGTATTTCTGTATcttcatttgtttattttttattttttgtataaattgTGAGCCGTAGCTAAGTTTTATGCTCAGaagatttttaaaaatccaCTGTTTGGTTACTGTAATTTATGAAGACAGAAGAAGAGAGATGAAATATTGTAGTTCTATGTTATTTAACTTGTTCTCAATTTTCTGTGTCATCTAAATCGAAGACTTTCTCCAATGAAGCCTAACATTGGCGTTTGGTCAGATGAATGgaaatttgttttcttgaatCCCAAACAGTGTGAAACTTAAAAATATGAATCTGTGGTTCCTTTCTTCGTTTGGGATATTCTTTCTTCAACGTTTCATTTTCATGTGGTTTATGAGAATGGTCACTGTAGAGAAGATAATCTTTGTTCTCATGTTACATTCTGTTTTCTTTGTTATGTTGTCCTAGAGAATTACCTCAATTAACCAAATAGCTGAATTGGGCACTACTCAGAAGGTTGTCTTAGTCTTCCTGAGTttgaaaatgatcatttttgttgtttgtgacaTAAATCTTCATATATGCGTGGTGCTTCTCCAAGGGACTCGGAACACCTCAATGTATGGTGTTTCGTGAGTTGTGGCTGATCCACATTTCATTATGTGAGGCATCCAAACAATTATGCATCATCTGAAATAGCACTGAGATGCGCTAATCACTTGGCCTGTGGGCAATTCGAAATTTTGCGCTACTGTTCCTCACCCTTTAAACCTCCCTATTTTGTGGCTAGAGATGATTGGCCACAAGATGATCACTATCATTTCCATAATTTGAGGTGTACCACTGACTATCTATCATGAGTAGTACATAGAGAATAGCAGGATGTATGAGATTACAATGACCCCTACATATGATTGGAGTAAGTTCTGACTAATTGGGAGTACCactttttttaaccaaaaatatcggaactaaataatttttgaatAGGACAGTTTCTGCTCCTTTCTACATCCCTTGTAAAGTACATATTTGTAGATTGTTCTCATAAAACATGGTATAATAAGCAATAATGTACTTGTTATTCATGTTTTGGTGAATGGATTTATGTCAAAGCTTCTGTTTCTTGCTGGACATTTTTTCTGATTTCTACATCAAGGTACCTATGCTGTTTGGACTGAACATGCTTATtgcattatttgtttttgttgttattcttattcttatattatgATTCAGCGTGGAGGAGGCGAGAAAGAGAATTTATGCTTGTAGTACAACAACGTATGAGGGCTTTCAGGTTGTGATGACGGAAGAAGAAtcaaacaaatttaatggtaactATTTGTGTtgatatctcaattaaaaaTGACATTTGGCACAGGCGCTGActttccattttgttttaaacAGCAATAGATGGAGTTACTTTTGTGTTACCGGATTCTTACATAGATCCAGTAAACAAGGAGTATGGAGGTAGGATTTTTTTGACATCAATGCTTTCTTTATTTAGAGAATACTTGCAATTTGTAAGCGGTGTATATTTTgactttgtttttaaaaataatgagcTCTTAACTTCATATtgggcattaaattttttacttaGATTAATGCACTGTACTTACCAGGTGATAAATACATTAACGGAACAATTATACCAAGGCCACCCCCTGTTCAGTATTGGAAGCAGGGAAGAAACCGTGATCGTGGATATGGCCGGGAAGGTCAAACTACAAATCAGCAGCATAGACCCTCAAATGGCTACCAGATGTCAGGAGATGGAAGGAACCATGGTGCTCCACAAAATTATCAATCACAACAGAATTATGCTGCACCAGGACCAGGAGAAAGAAGAGATCATATGCCCATGAACAGGAACCATGGTGCTCCCCAAAATTATCCATCTCAGCAGAATTATGCTCCACCAGGACCAGGTGAAAGAAGAGATCCTATGCCCATGAGTAGGAATTATGCCCAGGGAGGAATGGGTACTTACCAGTCAGGGAGGGGAGATCCAACACCTCCATATCAGGGCAATTACAACCAAGGGGGGCAGGGAGATTATTCTCCCCAACAACAAAGGGACTTCCCCAAGAGTCATTATGAACCTCCTGCACAGGGGA from Corylus avellana chromosome ca1, CavTom2PMs-1.0 encodes the following:
- the LOC132182413 gene encoding multiple organellar RNA editing factor 1, mitochondrial, coding for MALYSLRLRRTLTSLSTLHRSLSAVPAIPAISTPALQSPLLQGPTSSYTPSHPWALPVQSRLFRLTSVALFSSRSTYNSKDTEEIGPDTILFEGCDYNHWLIVMSFPKNDKPTPKRMIEIYEQTCSRGLNISVEEARKRIYACSTTTYEGFQVVMTEEESNKFNAIDGVTFVLPDSYIDPVNKEYGGDKYINGTIIPRPPPVQYWKQGRNRDRGYGREGQTTNQQHRPSNGYQMSGDGRNHGAPQNYQSQQNYAAPGPGERRDHMPMNRNHGAPQNYPSQQNYAPPGPGERRDPMPMSRNYAQGGMGTYQSGRGDPTPPYQGNYNQGGQGDYSPQQQRDFPKSHYEPPAQGNFVGANRNYVPSQDGTSGRGAAGYQGQETYGASGQGASSGSEHSYPGHGEGQRFSQEEQRNWQGEQRTNVPRGPTRSDQGRY